From Flavobacterium lipolyticum, one genomic window encodes:
- the traM gene encoding conjugative transposon protein TraM, whose amino-acid sequence METKTISRRASKKRQMLLVMPVITLPFITLLFYILGGGRMEAAGAENEIKKGFNFNLPIPKFKEDSSLDKMSYYDKAAVDSLKLQEQIKKDPNYLNQKILEESLNDFTKSDFSTQGFSKNRTGLNSKPLQDSNEQKIYEKLQALQKAVSQPEVPDKYGHDMREFENYGSSKGVTDEIQHLEKMMSVMGESTGPDPELAQLGGMLENILDIQHPSRVQERLKQSSENKKGKTYAVNHKKAENNISYLEQGPVSTAVKPNSFYSIEQNDDSQQQNSIQAVIHETQTIVNSSIVKLRLQNDVTLQGNVIPKNTFLYGTAALKGERLEVKIDNIQYRNSIFPIQLSVYDIDGIEGIYVPGTINRDSAKASADRSIQTLGLTGITDSWGAQAAGMGIEAAKSLMSKKVKLVKVLVKAGYQVLLYDEKQKNFNQ is encoded by the coding sequence ATGGAAACAAAAACAATATCTCGTAGAGCATCTAAAAAACGCCAGATGCTACTGGTAATGCCCGTCATTACACTTCCTTTTATAACCCTGCTGTTTTATATTTTAGGAGGAGGCAGAATGGAAGCAGCGGGAGCTGAAAATGAAATCAAAAAAGGATTTAATTTTAATCTTCCAATTCCAAAATTCAAAGAAGATTCTTCCCTGGATAAAATGAGTTATTACGATAAGGCAGCTGTCGATTCTCTAAAACTGCAGGAGCAGATTAAAAAAGACCCCAATTACCTGAACCAAAAAATTCTGGAAGAATCTTTGAATGATTTTACAAAATCGGATTTTAGCACGCAGGGCTTTTCAAAAAACAGAACGGGTCTGAATTCAAAACCTCTTCAGGACAGCAATGAGCAGAAAATCTATGAAAAACTCCAGGCGCTTCAAAAAGCGGTCAGCCAGCCGGAAGTGCCGGATAAATACGGACATGATATGCGCGAGTTTGAAAACTACGGCTCATCAAAAGGTGTCACCGATGAAATACAGCACCTTGAAAAGATGATGTCGGTAATGGGAGAATCCACAGGGCCTGATCCTGAACTGGCTCAGCTGGGCGGCATGCTGGAAAACATACTCGATATCCAGCATCCTTCAAGGGTTCAGGAACGCTTAAAACAATCATCCGAGAACAAAAAGGGAAAAACATATGCGGTAAACCATAAAAAAGCAGAAAACAACATTTCTTATCTGGAGCAAGGTCCAGTTTCTACAGCTGTAAAGCCAAACTCTTTCTATTCAATTGAGCAGAATGATGATTCACAGCAGCAGAATTCAATTCAGGCCGTTATTCATGAAACCCAGACTATTGTAAACAGCTCAATTGTTAAACTTCGTCTCCAAAATGATGTGACGCTTCAGGGAAACGTCATTCCAAAAAACACTTTTTTATACGGCACTGCGGCTTTAAAAGGAGAAAGACTTGAGGTCAAGATTGACAACATTCAATACCGCAACTCAATTTTCCCGATTCAATTATCAGTTTATGACATTGACGGCATTGAGGGGATTTATGTTCCGGGAACAATTAACAGAGATTCAGCCAAGGCTTCTGCAGACCGCTCCATACAAACTCTGGGACTTACCGGCATCACGGATTCCTGGGGAGCACAGGCGGCAGGAATGGGAATTGAAGCGGCAAAAAGCCTGATGAGTAAAAAGGTGAAACTCGTAAAAGTTTTGGTTAAAGCCGGATACCAGGTACTGCTCTACGATGAGAAACAAAAGAATTTCAACCAATAA
- the traN gene encoding conjugative transposon protein TraN, whose product MKNYNWLVTACMILICLSGYAQIITKDAGYNEDNYKNLQIGYSKTTSIVFPYAVKSADKGSSDILIQKAKGAENILLLKAAKQHFPQTNLTVVTADSRLYVFVLNYDDACPDLNIKADHTAVVNNDILFSLDHENQKKIEQNAKLALSKSKKINGLKKARYEMKITVNGIFIHQDVIYFRMVLGNTSKINYDIDQLRFFIRDQKKSKRTASQEIEILPLYSTYSSSVIADKSEVSMVYAFSKFTIPENKYLTIELMEKNGGRHIEINVKNTDLTHLDILNGF is encoded by the coding sequence ATGAAAAACTATAACTGGCTGGTTACGGCCTGCATGATCCTGATCTGCCTATCAGGTTATGCACAGATTATTACTAAGGATGCAGGTTATAATGAAGATAACTATAAAAACCTGCAGATCGGCTACTCTAAAACAACAAGCATCGTTTTTCCCTATGCCGTAAAAAGTGCAGACAAGGGAAGTTCGGATATTTTAATTCAGAAAGCCAAGGGAGCTGAAAACATCCTTCTTTTAAAAGCGGCAAAACAGCATTTCCCGCAGACAAATCTAACAGTGGTTACAGCTGACAGCCGGCTTTACGTATTTGTTTTAAATTATGATGATGCCTGTCCGGATTTAAATATAAAGGCTGATCATACCGCTGTTGTAAATAACGACATTCTGTTTTCGCTGGATCATGAAAACCAGAAAAAAATTGAGCAGAATGCCAAGCTTGCCTTATCAAAGAGTAAAAAGATAAACGGGCTAAAAAAGGCAAGATATGAAATGAAGATTACCGTTAACGGCATCTTCATCCATCAGGATGTGATCTACTTTAGAATGGTGCTGGGCAATACCTCAAAGATTAATTACGATATTGACCAGCTGCGATTTTTCATACGAGACCAGAAAAAGTCAAAACGCACCGCTTCCCAGGAAATCGAGATACTGCCGCTTTATTCTACTTATAGCTCGTCTGTTATTGCGGATAAATCCGAAGTCAGCATGGTATATGCTTTTTCAAAATTTACTATCCCGGAGAACAAATACCTCACTATTGAGCTTATGGAGAAAAACGGCGGCAGGCATATAGAAATAAATGTTAAGAATACTGATTTAACACATCTGGATATTCTTAACGGTTTTTAA